One part of the Fusibacter sp. A1 genome encodes these proteins:
- a CDS encoding PilZ domain-containing protein, with translation MKHQNELRRAPRLTQTDHYSTRYTVVKNNVMIEKFVNFEMLDLSFQGMGVLTNEPLPVGALINFDINFDGVRYNVTARVEWTKRSEDKYRSGLIFEAVDLELIERVKAYLAEFADRRYHN, from the coding sequence ATGAAACATCAAAATGAACTAAGAAGAGCGCCAAGATTGACTCAAACAGATCATTACTCCACTCGTTACACGGTGGTTAAAAACAATGTAATGATTGAGAAGTTTGTGAATTTTGAAATGTTGGACTTAAGTTTTCAAGGTATGGGTGTGCTCACCAATGAACCATTACCAGTAGGCGCACTGATCAACTTCGACATCAACTTCGACGGGGTAAGGTACAACGTCACGGCAAGAGTGGAATGGACCAAACGTTCAGAAGACAAATACCGATCCGGCCTAATCTTCGAAGCCGTAGACCTGGAACTCATAGAAAGAGTAAAAGCCTACCTGGCAGAATTTGCGGATAGGAGATATCATAATTAA
- a CDS encoding ABC transporter ATP-binding protein, with amino-acid sequence MIKISSLTKVYDSGAVKVEALRGIDLTIEKGEFVAIMGPSGSGKSTLMNILGCLDVATDGEYILDDVSITDLTQVELSDIRNQKIGFVFQSFNLLARTSALKNVELPMVYGKVKSRERERRAFEALEKVGLSDRVDHKPNELSGGQKQRVAIARSLVNQPSIILADEPTGNLDSKSSEDIMTLFRKLNDEGVTVIIVTHEPDIAEKTDRVVLFKDGIIVEDRSVSVVEQTKEQSV; translated from the coding sequence ATGATCAAAATTTCTTCATTAACGAAAGTTTACGATTCGGGCGCTGTAAAGGTGGAAGCGCTGAGGGGAATCGATCTGACAATCGAGAAGGGTGAATTTGTAGCGATCATGGGACCTTCAGGATCCGGAAAGTCCACCTTGATGAATATTCTAGGATGTCTTGATGTCGCCACAGATGGTGAGTATATCCTGGATGATGTCTCAATTACCGATCTGACCCAGGTGGAGCTTTCGGATATCAGAAACCAAAAGATAGGATTTGTCTTTCAGTCATTCAATCTACTTGCAAGGACTTCGGCGCTTAAAAATGTCGAACTACCGATGGTTTATGGAAAAGTCAAAAGCAGGGAGCGGGAAAGACGCGCGTTTGAAGCGCTAGAAAAAGTCGGACTCAGCGACAGGGTCGACCATAAGCCAAATGAACTTTCAGGCGGTCAGAAGCAGCGTGTGGCGATTGCAAGATCCTTAGTCAATCAGCCGTCCATCATTCTTGCTGATGAACCGACGGGGAACTTGGATTCGAAATCGTCTGAAGATATTATGACACTCTTTCGAAAATTGAATGACGAAGGTGTTACAGTAATCATTGTCACCCATGAACCGGATATAGCCGAAAAAACCGACCGTGTGGTGCTTTTTAAAGATGGAATCATCGTAGAAGACCGTTCTGTCAGTGTGGTCGAACAGACCAAAGAGCAAAGTGTCTAG
- the ilvC gene encoding ketol-acid reductoisomerase, producing MKQLKVAVLGYGSQGHAHALNLKDSGHDVVVGLYEGSKSWSKAQAAGLDVALVEDAVRQAEVVAFLLPDERQPKVFSEAVKPNLREGQCLVFAHGFGVHYGYIDAPSFVDVVLVAPKGPGHLVRRVYEEGKGVPGLVAVHQDFTGTAKATAMQYAHGIGSTRAGVLETTFKEETETDLFGEQSVLCGGLTALIQAGFETLVEAGYQKEIAYFECMHEMKLIVDLLYEGGFEKMRDSISNTAEYGDYYAGEKVVDARVKENMKAVLTDIQSGKFAREWMAEVDGGMKGLNQKRREASEHALARTGAKLRGEFVWEA from the coding sequence ATGAAGCAGTTAAAAGTCGCAGTACTCGGTTATGGTTCGCAAGGTCACGCTCACGCGCTTAATCTAAAAGACAGCGGGCACGATGTAGTGGTCGGTCTTTATGAAGGTTCTAAGTCATGGTCGAAAGCACAGGCGGCGGGGCTTGATGTCGCACTGGTCGAGGATGCCGTGAGACAGGCTGAAGTCGTAGCCTTTCTTCTGCCGGATGAGAGGCAGCCCAAGGTCTTTTCAGAAGCTGTAAAACCCAACCTGCGAGAAGGACAATGTCTTGTTTTCGCCCATGGATTCGGTGTTCATTACGGATATATCGACGCACCTTCCTTTGTAGATGTCGTACTTGTGGCACCTAAAGGACCAGGGCATCTGGTGAGACGGGTTTATGAAGAAGGAAAAGGTGTACCTGGTCTTGTCGCCGTCCATCAGGATTTTACAGGAACTGCTAAAGCTACTGCGATGCAGTATGCCCATGGCATAGGCTCAACAAGGGCTGGCGTTCTAGAAACCACTTTTAAGGAAGAAACAGAAACGGATCTGTTCGGTGAGCAGTCGGTTTTGTGCGGTGGCTTGACGGCACTGATACAAGCGGGTTTTGAAACGCTTGTAGAGGCGGGGTACCAGAAGGAAATCGCCTATTTTGAGTGTATGCATGAAATGAAGCTGATCGTCGATCTGCTTTATGAAGGCGGGTTTGAAAAAATGCGTGATTCCATCAGCAACACCGCCGAATATGGAGATTACTACGCGGGCGAGAAAGTTGTGGACGCCCGTGTCAAGGAAAATATGAAAGCGGTTCTCACCGACATTCAGTCAGGAAAGTTCGCAAGGGAATGGATGGCTGAAGTGGATGGTGGGATGAAAGGGTTGAATCAAAAAAGAAGAGAAGCTAGCGAGCATGCACTGGCAAGGACAGGGGCGAAACTACGGGGCGAGTTTGTCTGGGAGGCGTAA
- the ilvD gene encoding dihydroxy-acid dehydratase yields MKSDRLKKGVKRAPHRALLYALGLDESDFDKPFIGIVNPINDMIPGHKHLNQIVEQVKAGIHAAGGVPFSFGAPAVCDGLAMGHTGMCHSLPTRNLLADGVEHVAKAHAFDGLVFVPNCDKSVPGMMMAAMRLNIPCVFVSGGPMLQGKFKGQAVDLTTVFEAVGKVGSGELSLEELSVLEKEACPTVGSCAGMFTANSMNCLVEALGLSLPYNGTVPAVYAHRERLARKSGELVVSLVNQDLKPREIATKAAFYNALAVDMALGCSTNTVLHMMAVAREAGVPLALKDFDAQSQITPNLSKLSPASTVGIEEFHRAGGVQQVMKQLDSIGLIDKSVKTVAYESLHLQLGLVSLNASEVIRSPETAFRKEGGIKVLFGNLAPSGSVVKVGAIDDSVKNFVGPAQVFEGEEAAFEAFENNEISEGSVIVIRGEGPKGGPGMREMLQMTAAIKGSPLNGKVALITDGRFSGGTNGLAVGHISPESYSGGPIAKLSNGDLVHIDLENGILSAVFSGEKAVVYEGETEGALGRFKDAVSCSSEGATY; encoded by the coding sequence ATGAAAAGCGATAGGTTGAAAAAGGGAGTTAAACGTGCTCCGCACAGGGCGTTATTGTATGCTTTAGGGCTTGATGAATCGGACTTTGACAAGCCTTTTATCGGAATTGTGAATCCGATCAACGACATGATTCCGGGGCATAAGCACTTAAATCAGATCGTTGAACAGGTGAAGGCAGGAATTCATGCAGCCGGAGGAGTGCCGTTTTCATTTGGCGCACCGGCCGTGTGTGACGGTCTTGCCATGGGCCACACTGGAATGTGCCATTCACTGCCGACAAGAAATCTATTGGCGGATGGCGTGGAGCACGTCGCCAAAGCGCATGCATTTGACGGACTTGTATTTGTTCCCAATTGCGACAAAAGCGTTCCGGGCATGATGATGGCGGCGATGAGGCTGAACATCCCATGCGTCTTTGTCAGTGGGGGCCCCATGCTGCAAGGGAAATTCAAAGGCCAGGCTGTGGATCTGACAACGGTGTTTGAAGCGGTTGGTAAAGTAGGTTCAGGTGAACTATCACTTGAAGAACTCAGTGTCCTTGAAAAAGAAGCTTGCCCGACTGTGGGCTCTTGTGCGGGGATGTTCACGGCGAACTCGATGAATTGTCTTGTTGAGGCGCTTGGACTCTCGCTTCCATATAACGGAACGGTTCCTGCGGTGTATGCGCATAGGGAGCGTCTTGCAAGAAAAAGTGGCGAGCTTGTCGTATCGCTTGTGAATCAGGATCTGAAACCGAGAGAAATTGCAACGAAAGCCGCATTTTACAACGCACTTGCAGTAGATATGGCACTTGGATGCTCGACGAACACGGTGCTTCACATGATGGCTGTCGCCAGAGAAGCAGGAGTGCCGCTTGCGCTGAAGGATTTTGACGCACAAAGTCAGATCACCCCCAACTTAAGCAAGCTCTCACCGGCAAGTACTGTCGGCATAGAAGAGTTTCACCGCGCAGGCGGGGTTCAGCAAGTCATGAAACAGCTTGACAGTATCGGGCTTATCGACAAATCAGTCAAGACGGTCGCTTATGAGAGTTTACATCTACAGCTTGGACTTGTGAGCTTAAATGCAAGTGAAGTGATCAGGTCGCCTGAGACCGCCTTTAGAAAAGAAGGGGGCATCAAAGTACTTTTCGGCAATCTCGCTCCAAGCGGTTCTGTTGTTAAAGTCGGAGCGATCGATGACAGTGTAAAAAACTTCGTCGGTCCAGCTCAAGTATTCGAAGGTGAGGAAGCGGCATTTGAAGCGTTTGAAAACAATGAAATAAGTGAAGGAAGCGTGATCGTCATTCGAGGAGAAGGACCAAAGGGTGGTCCTGGAATGCGCGAAATGCTGCAGATGACCGCCGCAATCAAGGGCAGTCCGTTAAACGGCAAGGTCGCACTCATTACAGACGGCAGGTTCTCCGGTGGGACAAACGGTCTGGCGGTCGGGCATATCAGCCCCGAAAGCTATAGCGGAGGACCCATTGCCAAACTATCAAATGGAGATCTTGTGCACATAGATTTGGAAAACGGAATATTAAGCGCTGTCTTTTCGGGTGAGAAGGCGGTTGTTTACGAAGGTGAAACAGAAGGCGCGCTTGGAAGATTTAAAGATGCGGTTTCTTGCTCAAGTGAGGGTGCCACTTATTAG
- a CDS encoding PLP-dependent aminotransferase family protein, whose product MEKFRQIQATIMSEIAAGKLKKGDKLLSIREGAKVFGASPATVLKAYESLISEHVVYNQPRKGYFVIDEPLVTYKRQVIDFRSPNPTDELLPFKDFKQCVSAAMNTYEDMVFQYANALGIDPLRKIIAHQLVDNQVFVTEEEVAITSGSQQAIDILFKMTYPNGGKVILLEQPTYPGALRAAENNRQEVIFVERGMNGLDLERVEKIFRTKDVKCFYVMPRYHNPTGHTMDVAAREKLYELACRYNVYLIEDDYLVDLDNCVKTPPIKHFDTEGRVIYVKTFSKVFMPGLRIGAVVLPKRIKEAFKVYKQWSDISTNALSQGALEVYLRSGMFLEHITKAKKAYTERGQLVRELVHAHNDPRMTLTHCEGSILGSLTLSHAIHFDQLLRQLEAQGIMMSDTRYGFHPYYQQNNLIRLTWIRVNTEQIKEYLPIVLAAISKALDKGYDIRRVSDYI is encoded by the coding sequence ATGGAAAAATTTAGACAGATTCAAGCGACGATCATGAGTGAGATTGCTGCTGGAAAGCTTAAAAAGGGAGATAAGCTTCTTTCTATCAGAGAAGGGGCAAAGGTCTTCGGTGCAAGTCCGGCGACTGTTCTGAAAGCCTATGAGTCGTTGATTTCGGAGCATGTGGTTTACAATCAGCCTCGAAAGGGGTATTTTGTGATCGATGAGCCGCTTGTGACCTACAAACGACAGGTGATCGACTTCAGATCGCCCAATCCGACAGATGAGCTCTTGCCCTTCAAGGACTTCAAACAGTGTGTAAGCGCTGCGATGAATACCTATGAAGACATGGTGTTTCAGTATGCGAACGCACTTGGAATCGATCCATTAAGAAAAATCATCGCTCATCAGCTTGTCGACAATCAGGTCTTTGTCACTGAGGAGGAAGTAGCGATCACCTCGGGATCGCAGCAAGCGATAGACATCCTTTTCAAAATGACCTACCCCAACGGGGGCAAGGTGATCCTACTTGAGCAACCGACTTATCCGGGAGCTTTGAGAGCGGCTGAAAACAATAGGCAGGAGGTTATCTTCGTCGAACGGGGGATGAACGGACTCGACCTCGAACGCGTGGAAAAGATCTTCAGAACAAAAGATGTCAAATGCTTTTATGTGATGCCGAGATACCACAACCCTACAGGACACACCATGGATGTGGCTGCCAGAGAAAAACTTTACGAACTGGCCTGCAGGTACAATGTCTACCTGATCGAAGACGATTATCTTGTGGATCTCGACAACTGTGTGAAAACTCCCCCTATCAAGCATTTTGATACGGAGGGGAGGGTCATCTATGTCAAGACGTTCTCAAAAGTCTTCATGCCAGGTCTTAGAATCGGCGCCGTGGTGCTTCCTAAAAGGATCAAGGAGGCCTTCAAGGTCTATAAGCAGTGGAGCGACATCAGTACAAATGCGCTCAGCCAGGGTGCGCTCGAAGTGTATCTGCGGTCGGGGATGTTTCTTGAACACATCACAAAAGCGAAAAAAGCCTACACAGAACGTGGTCAACTTGTGCGCGAACTCGTCCATGCCCACAATGATCCGAGAATGACGCTCACACACTGTGAGGGTTCCATCTTAGGGAGTCTGACACTCAGCCATGCCATTCATTTCGATCAGCTTCTTAGACAGCTTGAGGCCCAAGGAATCATGATGAGCGACACAAGGTATGGTTTTCATCCTTATTATCAGCAGAACAATCTGATAAGGCTGACTTGGATCCGCGTGAACACGGAGCAAATCAAGGAATATCTGCCGATTGTGCTTGCTGCCATTTCAAAAGCGCTTGACAAGGGATATGACATCAGACGTGTTTCCGATTATATCTGA
- a CDS encoding cysteine-rich small domain-containing protein, with product MSEHYKKFTNEACEYFPCHESIDKEEFNCLFCYCPLYALKDECGGNFSYTESGIKNCMNCTVPHTDGAYDHVMGKMDKVMELGKKR from the coding sequence ATGTCCGAACATTATAAGAAGTTTACAAATGAAGCGTGTGAGTATTTCCCGTGCCATGAATCCATTGATAAAGAGGAATTCAACTGTCTTTTCTGCTACTGTCCGCTTTACGCGCTTAAAGACGAGTGCGGAGGTAATTTCTCCTATACGGAATCAGGCATCAAGAACTGCATGAACTGCACGGTGCCTCATACGGACGGTGCTTATGACCATGTGATGGGCAAAATGGACAAGGTCATGGAACTAGGTAAAAAAAGATGA
- a CDS encoding ABC transporter permease — MNILESIKIALSAIWVNKMRSLLTMLGIIIGISSVITIVSLGNGMEEAMNEEFAKLGINRVMITHNWEESVDSRDYMTTDDAEAIQRVFSEEFATIQPMFSGNGSVEVASGKKKTASVNINGAGENFRELQAVEIIKGRFINEDDIASDRMVIVIDDALAMKVFGTTDVLGETMEIDIYGLSNQFSIVGIAKPQTGFMGMGNEMSETYIPLYTAQKILGYGDYIWSIEGAAKLSGDTDKMLEKVIDFLERRHNSVGSDKYRAYNMENEMSMITGVLTGVTAVISAIAAVSLLVGGIGVMNIMLVSVTERTREIGIRKALGAKYKEIMYQFLIEAVIISSIGGMIGTLIGIGLSKLIAAVVPFLPGANASLTSILVAWAFSAGVGVIFGIFPASKAAKLNPIDALRYE, encoded by the coding sequence ATGAATATTCTTGAAAGCATAAAAATAGCCCTAAGTGCGATCTGGGTCAATAAAATGAGATCGCTTCTGACGATGCTTGGCATCATCATCGGGATCTCCTCTGTCATAACGATCGTATCCCTCGGTAACGGTATGGAAGAGGCGATGAACGAGGAGTTTGCCAAACTTGGCATCAATCGTGTGATGATCACGCATAACTGGGAAGAGTCAGTGGATTCAAGAGATTATATGACAACGGACGATGCAGAGGCCATCCAAAGGGTCTTCAGTGAAGAGTTCGCAACAATCCAACCTATGTTTTCTGGTAATGGATCGGTTGAAGTGGCAAGTGGAAAGAAAAAAACCGCAAGCGTGAACATCAACGGCGCAGGTGAGAACTTTAGGGAACTTCAGGCCGTGGAAATAATCAAAGGAAGATTCATCAACGAGGATGACATCGCGAGCGATCGTATGGTGATCGTGATTGACGACGCACTTGCGATGAAGGTGTTTGGCACGACAGATGTACTCGGTGAAACGATGGAGATCGACATCTATGGTCTGTCGAATCAGTTCAGCATCGTCGGTATCGCTAAACCTCAAACCGGTTTTATGGGTATGGGCAATGAAATGTCAGAAACTTATATCCCTTTATACACAGCTCAAAAGATTTTAGGTTACGGCGATTATATCTGGTCGATTGAAGGTGCCGCGAAGCTTTCTGGAGACACCGATAAGATGCTTGAGAAAGTAATCGATTTTTTAGAACGCAGACACAACAGCGTGGGATCCGACAAATATCGTGCCTATAATATGGAAAATGAGATGTCGATGATCACTGGCGTCTTAACGGGGGTAACGGCTGTGATCAGTGCGATTGCTGCGGTTTCCTTACTCGTTGGCGGAATCGGTGTAATGAACATCATGCTTGTTTCTGTTACGGAAAGAACCAGGGAAATCGGAATTAGAAAAGCACTTGGTGCCAAATACAAGGAAATCATGTATCAGTTCTTGATTGAAGCCGTCATCATTTCGAGTATCGGAGGAATGATAGGGACCCTGATCGGGATCGGCCTATCAAAGCTGATCGCAGCGGTCGTTCCGTTTTTACCAGGTGCGAACGCGAGCTTGACGTCCATTCTGGTCGCTTGGGCGTTTTCTGCTGGTGTAGGTGTGATCTTCGGTATTTTCCCGGCTAGTAAGGCTGCGAAACTCAATCCGATCGATGCCCTCAGGTATGAATAG
- the ilvB gene encoding biosynthetic-type acetolactate synthase large subunit: MTGAKLVIEQLLEEKVTHVFGYPGGAVIPLYDALYDVTSLKHIRTTHEQHAVHAADGYARASGKVGVAIVTSGPGATNAVTGIATAYMDSVPLVVISGQVPRALIGRDSFQEIDITGVVTPITKHAMAISSADELAGAVSSAFRIATEGRKGPVLIDVPKDVFTELTTQKVIRRESHGMEMQTINYYQLNKVADAIAKAKRPLIYAGGGIIHAQASELLLNLAEKLDCPVVNSLMGLGSIDRTHELSVGLVGMHGSVAANLAMTQTDLIIAAGVRFSDRVIGKPKEFAPSAQVIHIDIDPTEFGKNIEEDYSLKLDIKTAFKCLLKRFDQMEHKIWRREIKRLSLVESSSDKSIEQYMRIIARNMGDAPVATDVGQHQMWTAQYYPFKRSRQWLTSGGLGTMGYGMGAILGAVIASDGPGVLITGDGSFRMNMPEMMTMKQHNLPVTVIMFNNKTLGMVRQWQALFQEKRYSETNLDDGIDMCAVIRSMGVQSHSVSTPEALETALKSPPTGPRFIEIHLDPNTGVYPIVPPGKAINEMLV; encoded by the coding sequence ATGACAGGTGCGAAGCTCGTAATTGAGCAGTTGTTAGAAGAAAAAGTGACCCATGTTTTCGGGTATCCTGGAGGCGCTGTGATTCCTCTTTACGATGCGCTTTACGATGTCACTTCACTGAAACACATAAGAACGACCCATGAACAACACGCCGTGCATGCTGCTGACGGTTATGCGCGGGCATCTGGAAAGGTCGGTGTGGCAATCGTCACAAGCGGTCCTGGTGCGACGAATGCTGTCACGGGAATAGCGACGGCCTACATGGATTCCGTTCCGCTTGTCGTCATCAGCGGACAAGTGCCAAGAGCGCTGATCGGTAGGGATTCCTTTCAAGAAATAGACATCACAGGAGTGGTCACTCCGATTACAAAACACGCGATGGCGATCAGCAGCGCGGATGAGCTGGCAGGGGCTGTAAGTAGTGCGTTTAGGATTGCGACCGAGGGAAGAAAAGGACCTGTGCTGATCGATGTGCCAAAAGATGTTTTCACAGAGCTTACGACTCAAAAGGTGATCCGAAGAGAATCCCATGGCATGGAAATGCAGACGATCAACTATTATCAGCTGAATAAGGTGGCGGATGCGATCGCGAAGGCGAAACGCCCCTTGATCTATGCCGGAGGTGGAATCATACATGCGCAGGCATCCGAACTGCTGCTGAACTTGGCGGAAAAACTGGATTGTCCCGTTGTGAACTCGCTGATGGGTCTTGGCTCGATCGATAGGACCCATGAACTGTCTGTCGGACTTGTCGGCATGCATGGCTCGGTTGCTGCGAATCTTGCGATGACGCAGACAGACCTGATCATCGCAGCAGGTGTCAGATTCAGCGACAGGGTGATCGGAAAACCCAAAGAATTCGCACCGAGCGCGCAGGTGATCCATATCGACATCGACCCTACGGAGTTCGGTAAGAATATCGAAGAGGACTATAGTCTGAAGCTGGATATCAAGACGGCGTTCAAGTGTCTGCTTAAACGCTTCGATCAAATGGAACATAAAATCTGGCGACGCGAAATCAAGCGCTTGTCGCTTGTCGAATCCAGTAGTGACAAGTCGATCGAACAGTACATGAGGATCATCGCACGAAATATGGGAGACGCACCGGTTGCGACCGATGTGGGACAACACCAGATGTGGACGGCGCAGTACTATCCATTTAAAAGAAGCAGGCAGTGGCTGACTTCTGGCGGACTGGGTACGATGGGGTATGGAATGGGGGCGATCTTAGGCGCCGTAATTGCGTCAGACGGACCGGGAGTGCTGATCACAGGTGATGGAAGCTTTAGAATGAACATGCCTGAAATGATGACCATGAAGCAGCACAATCTGCCTGTCACCGTCATCATGTTCAACAACAAGACACTGGGGATGGTCAGACAGTGGCAAGCGCTCTTTCAAGAAAAGCGCTATTCAGAAACCAACCTCGACGACGGCATAGACATGTGCGCCGTCATCAGAAGCATGGGAGTGCAGAGCCACAGCGTAAGCACCCCTGAAGCGCTAGAAACCGCCCTGAAAAGCCCACCAACAGGTCCAAGGTTCATCGAAATCCACCTAGACCCCAACACAGGAGTCTACCCCATAGTCCCACCAGGCAAGGCGATCAATGAGATGTTAGTTTAA
- a CDS encoding efflux RND transporter periplasmic adaptor subunit: MAKTGKKKKPWLWVVLAVVVVVVLFGGISAISGGSSAGQMVSGVKAAVEPIAYKIFANGGVESKQDVELIAEVSGRVLEVYVQEGDLVKIGDPILKLDDRQLTEQLEDLTLELAIAKETRKQMSPGGKLIEVQKETAALHYEQAKEDYERALKLFESGAYSQSQVDQANAAMQTAYQSKVSSVESSNQSKSSSDLVIQDLRIESIELRIDRLKDTIGKAVVISPIEGTVAKLNVKHLDNVQAGTSIVNIQDLESLKVKTYINQYDIGKIKVGQPVEITTNSAKGQQISGRIASISKVATVIQMGQGQEIVVPVVIDIDEKQDLLKINYSVRVEVTVEASENALVIPYETTRQLPDGSRVAYVIESGVLREVPLAIGIESDIKLEVLEGLIKEGETLLVNPDDSTVDGASVIVLGEDM; encoded by the coding sequence ATGGCGAAGACAGGTAAAAAGAAAAAACCATGGTTATGGGTGGTGCTTGCTGTTGTAGTGGTGGTGGTGCTTTTTGGCGGAATCTCGGCTATTTCAGGAGGTTCTTCCGCAGGTCAGATGGTAAGCGGTGTGAAGGCGGCCGTAGAACCGATCGCCTACAAGATATTTGCAAACGGCGGCGTGGAATCCAAGCAGGATGTCGAGCTTATCGCAGAAGTAAGCGGACGGGTGCTTGAGGTCTATGTTCAAGAAGGCGATCTTGTAAAAATAGGCGACCCGATCTTAAAACTGGATGACCGGCAATTGACAGAGCAGCTGGAGGATTTGACGCTGGAGCTCGCAATCGCCAAGGAGACAAGAAAGCAGATGTCACCAGGAGGCAAACTGATCGAAGTGCAAAAGGAAACCGCGGCGCTTCATTATGAACAGGCGAAAGAGGACTATGAAAGAGCATTGAAACTTTTTGAATCAGGAGCCTACAGCCAGTCGCAAGTCGATCAGGCAAACGCTGCGATGCAGACCGCATACCAGTCCAAGGTGTCAAGCGTGGAGAGTTCAAATCAGTCGAAATCGAGTTCTGACCTTGTCATCCAGGACTTGAGGATCGAGTCGATCGAGTTAAGGATCGACCGATTGAAAGATACTATTGGAAAAGCGGTTGTCATCAGTCCGATAGAAGGAACTGTGGCTAAACTGAATGTCAAGCATCTGGATAATGTACAAGCAGGAACCTCGATCGTCAATATTCAAGATCTGGAGTCGTTAAAAGTGAAGACTTATATCAATCAATACGACATCGGTAAGATAAAGGTCGGGCAGCCGGTCGAAATCACTACGAATAGCGCCAAGGGTCAACAGATAAGCGGTCGGATCGCATCGATTTCAAAAGTCGCCACTGTGATTCAAATGGGGCAAGGTCAAGAAATTGTCGTACCGGTTGTGATAGATATCGATGAAAAGCAAGACTTGCTCAAAATCAACTACTCGGTAAGGGTGGAGGTTACGGTGGAGGCATCTGAAAACGCACTGGTCATTCCTTATGAAACGACTAGACAACTGCCTGATGGCTCGCGTGTCGCCTATGTCATCGAGAGTGGTGTTTTAAGAGAAGTTCCTCTTGCTATCGGTATTGAAAGCGACATTAAGCTTGAAGTGCTGGAAGGATTGATCAAGGAAGGTGAAACGCTGCTTGTGAATCCGGATGATTCAACAGTGGACGGAGCATCGGTTATTGTACTTGGAGAGGATATGTAA
- a CDS encoding Fe-S cluster assembly protein HesB: MTIQTNTESIKQLVAVIEKKENRPKSIRIFVAGYACSGPKFGLVIDPAKEDDKIYEEEGLQFVLNEAIYDQFGDFKVEFQDGGFVVMPVNYDSGSGCSSCAGSCG, translated from the coding sequence ATGACTATACAGACTAACACGGAAAGCATCAAACAGCTTGTAGCTGTAATTGAAAAAAAGGAAAACAGACCAAAATCGATTCGAATCTTTGTCGCAGGTTATGCTTGTTCAGGACCTAAGTTCGGCCTTGTGATAGATCCTGCTAAAGAAGATGACAAGATCTATGAGGAAGAAGGATTGCAGTTCGTTTTAAATGAAGCGATCTATGATCAGTTCGGCGATTTCAAGGTAGAGTTTCAAGATGGCGGCTTTGTGGTGATGCCGGTAAATTACGATAGTGGATCCGGTTGCTCATCCTGCGCGGGCTCTTGTGGCTGA
- a CDS encoding GNAT family N-acetyltransferase, producing the protein MLQVRTGSENIDKDLAVKWLKETYWANDRKTSDIIKSMEEAFCLSLYENGRMVGFLRLITDYVFYGYLCDVIIDPERRGEGIGKLLISSLLEQTFIHDLFRIKLKTEDAQGFYEPFGFKRITDEHKYMEWKNPNFNKEMMMSI; encoded by the coding sequence ATGTTACAAGTTAGAACAGGCAGTGAGAATATCGATAAGGACTTAGCGGTAAAATGGTTGAAAGAGACCTACTGGGCAAACGACAGGAAAACTTCGGATATCATTAAGAGCATGGAAGAAGCCTTTTGCCTCAGTCTATATGAGAACGGCAGAATGGTCGGATTTTTGCGCCTGATCACCGACTATGTCTTCTACGGTTATCTTTGCGATGTGATCATCGATCCTGAAAGACGAGGAGAAGGCATCGGAAAACTGCTGATCTCCTCACTGCTTGAACAAACCTTCATCCATGACCTATTCAGAATCAAGCTCAAAACAGAAGATGCCCAGGGATTTTATGAACCCTTTGGATTCAAGCGCATCACCGATGAGCATAAGTATATGGAATGGAAGAATCCCAACTTCAACAAAGAGATGATGATGTCGATCTGA